GTGCAAATTTGCATAGATAAAAACAAAATTTAATGCAAAAACATACGCAACTAGAGATATGCACTTTGTGCGCTTGATGTTTAAGGCAAAGTGGATAAATTTCAAAATTTTTTGGGTTTTTTTGGATAAAAACTACCATTTTGCAAAGGCTAGGGTAGTAAATTTATGCTAGTGCCTATAAGTTGGCGTCTGTCAAGCTGTAGTTTTTCGCTTAGATTTAATATAAAAAACAAAAATTCACACTTAGATTAGCAATCGTCGATAATGTAAAAAGTCCGCAATAGATGAAAAAGTAGGGCAGTTACAGAGCGGATAAATTTCAAAATTTGGGATTTTTGAAAAATGATTGTTTGCAAAAGGACGCGGTAGTAAATTTAAGGCAAGTGAGTTAAATTTATACAAAGAGCCTATGGGCGAGTGTCTATCCTATCGTAGCTTTTGCCAAAATTTAATTGTAAAAAATTCCACGTTTAGTTTGGCAAGCACCGATACTCTATACTTTGCCTAGTGATGCAAAGCGTATATTAAAAAAGCGTAAGAGAAAATCTCTTTCTTTGCCAAAGATAGAATTTGCTTTACGTTTTCTATAGCTTTTGGTGACAGGCTTCTTGTAAATTTAATGGATAAAAGCAAATTTGATATCTGAACTTTGTCTTTTTGGCAGCACAAACATTGCAAGATAGCTTTAAAAAAGCCCAAAAACAAGCCTATTTTTTATCGTCAAAGCTTAAATTTGCTCGTATTTTGCGTGATTTTAGCGGCGAAATTTATTAGATATAAGCAGGTTTCTCACCAACATCAGTGGCTTTGTCGTAGCGCAAAGTCAAATTTATAAATTAAGAGAAAAACTAAGAGCCAAATCCCATCTTTTTATCCTCGCCAAAGCTTGAGTTTAGCTCGCGCTCTATCGTCGTTTTGAAGTCCTCAAAGGTAAAAATCCCATCATCTTTTATGGCGACTTTTAAGGCGGTATTTTTTAGCGCAAGGACGATCTGTGCGCCACTTAGGTTAAACTCAGCCAGCCTTTCTACACTAAAGCCATCTTCAAAGCTCGCATTTTCAGGCAAAATTTTACGCCAAATGGCAAGCCTGCCGTTAAAATCAGGCTTTTTAAACTCGATCTTGTAGTCAAACCTTCTAGAAAATGCCACGTCAAGGCTTTGTAAGAAATTTGTCGTAGCGATTAGCACGCCCTCAAAGCGCTCGATCTGCTCTAAGAAGATATTTTGCATTTGATTATGCATCTTTTCAGCCCCGCTTGAGCTCTCCACCCTCGTGCTTAAAAACTGATCGGCTTCATTTAGCAAGAGCACTGGCTCGCTGCCGCTTTTTTTGCAAATTTCTTTGTAAGTGTCAAAAATTTTCCTTACATTTTGTTCGCTCTCACCGACATATTTGCTTAAAATTTTTGAGCAGTCAAAGCTTAGAATTTGCTTCTTTAGGCTCTTTGCAAGCCCAACGGCGCTCATCGTCTTACCAGTGCCAGGCTCGCCGTAAAAGATGATCTTGGCGTCTATATTTTTCCTAGTTTTTATGCCCCAGCTGCTAAGTCTAGCGAGCACTTTTTTATCGACTTGCTTTAGTATCGTGCTTAAAAGCTGCTTTGTCTTCTCATTTAGCACGACATCTTCTAGGCTCGTTACCGGCTCAATGAGCTCAAAAATTTCTTGCTCTTTTACTAGGCTTTCGATCTTGATTTTCTTGCTGTTTTTGTCATTTTTTGGGTGCATTATGCTTTGCAAAATTTCTTCGTTTATAAAAAAGCTCTTGCTAACATTGCCATAAGCGTTTAAAACCTCGTCGTAGTCGATTAGTGCGCCCTCGATGAGCCTTGAGCCATCCTCTAAAAGAGTGCGATTTTTGATGCGTTCAAGCTCATCTTTGCTTATTAGCCCAACTAGCGTGTTTAGGTCGCGACCGTTTTCAAAATCGCCTGCGTACTCCTCTTTTAAAAGGGCTAAAAATATGATCTGCTCTTTTTCATCAAGCGAGTTTTCTTTAAAAATTTGCTCTATCTTTAGGCTGATCTTGCTTAGTTTTACTCGCTCATTTATCCGCTTTGTTAGCTCAGAAATTTGCTCATTTATCCGCTTTTTAGCGTCATTTGAGCCACCTTCAAATATCGCAGCCTTTGAGTAAAGCTCTATCTTTAAAAACTGATCTTTTAAATACTCCAAATGGTCTTCATAAGGCGAAAGCTCTGGTAAATTTATATCAGCGTTACCATCTTCTAGAATTTTTAAAAATGTAGCTGAGAGTGAAATTTCAGAGTGAAGTAGCGAAAGCAGCCCTTGGTTTGAGCTTTTTTGCGAGTTCTCTGGCATTTTAAAGAGGCTGTAGTTTTGCACTATCCAGCCGCTATCTAGCAAATTTTTTATAAATTTAAGGTATAAAAGCTGCTTTTCATTTTGCGTGCCAAAAACAGCTCCAAGTAGCTCATAAACGCTCATGCTGGCTGTTCCTTGCACGTAGGCTTTGCTTAGGTATTTTAAAATTTCTCCCTCTTCATCGCCGCACTTTATAAGCTCGTAAATTTTACTTTTTTTGAGGTCTTGGTTTAGAAAATCAAGTAAATACTTCACTAAATTTTATCCTTTATCTGCTCTTTTAGCACGCGTTTTAGCACCTTGCCAGTGGCGTTTCTAGGCAGCTCCTCGGCAAAATAGATGCTTTTTGGAATTTTGAAATTTGCTAAATTTTTCTTTAGATGCTCTCTAACCGTCTTTTCATCAAGATCCATGCCATCTTTCACCTGTATGAAAGCGACGACCTCTTCGTCTGCGTGCACATCTTTTACGCCGATGACTGCTGTAGCCTCGACGGCTTCAAGTTTATATATGACCTCTTCGATCTCACGCGGATAGATGTTTATACCCTTTGATATGATGAGGTCCTTTTTGCGATCAACAATGTAGATAAAGCCCTCTTCATCGATCTTGCCAAGGTCCCCAGTCTTTAGCCAGCCATTTATGATGGTCTCATCAGTCACGCCTGGCATGCCGTAGTAGCCTTGCATGACGCAGTCGCCTTTTACGATGATCTCGCCGATCTGGCCGACTGGTAGCTCTATCATCTCATCATCTACGATCTTGACCTCATAGCCATTTAGCGCAGGGCCTACGCTTAGAAGCTTTTGCTTGTCAAATAAATTTGCCGCTACGACTGGCGAGCATTCGCTAAGGCCGTATCCTTCAACGAGCGTCGCGCGCGGGAATTTCACTCTAAAATCATCAATCGTTTGCTTAGCAAGCGGAGCAGCACCACTTACAAATAGCCTTATGCGGTTAAACCATCTAAAATACCAAGGAATTTTTGCCTTGCCAATGGCTGTATAGATGGCTGGGATACCCAAAAATACAGTGACTCTTTTAAGCAGCGTCTGCTTTAGCACATTTGAAAATGGAAAGACTGATCTTACAAGCACCATCGAAGCGCCCGCATATATCGGTAAAAGCACCATCGCTGTGAGCGTAAAGCTATGAAACATCGGTAAAAATACGATAAATCTATCGCTTTTTTTAACCTTAAAACGCTCGTGAGCGCCGATGACGTTTGAGAAGATATTTTTATAGCTTATCATCGCACCCTTTGGCTTGCCTGTGGTGCCTGAGGTGTAGATGATGTGCATGAGATCGTCTATTTTAGGGTATTTTGTGATGCTTAGGGTGTATTTGTGATTTAGCGCTTCGCTGAAATTTACATTTTTTACAACGCCGTTATTTTCATAGCCCTTGCTCATATCCTCTTTTGAAATTTGTGGAGTTGAAGATAGATAGGCACTCTCGCCATACTCCTCATCGAAGCTTACATAGTCGTCTTTTGAGGCGCTTTGAAGCTTTTTAGGCGTTTGACCGATCCAGATGATCTTTCTTAAAATTTCAAGCTCGTTAAGTGCTATTAGCTCCTTTGCAAGCGAGCTGGAGGCAAAGAGCACCCTTGCGCCGCAGTCGTTTAATATATACTCAAACTCATTTGTCTTTAAAAAGGTGTTCATCGGCACCGCGACCGCTCCGATAGCCGTGATAGCAAGGTATGAGATGATAAATTCTTTCGAATTTGCCACCGCCATAGCCACTTTGTCGCCAAAATTTACCCCACAAAGCTGCAAGTAAGCCGCCACTTTATCGACGTTTTGTTTTAGTTCGTGGTATTTTAGCTTCTCTTTTTCATCAAAGATCGCTATCTGGTTTGGACTTTCTTTTGCTACTTTGGTCAAAATTTCATAAAAATTATTATAAGAGTATTGCATTTTTAGCCCTAGAAAGAGTATTTAAATGTTGTTGCAACTATCTGTATCTTGCCAGTTTCAAATTCTCCTGACATTGAGCCCATGCCATTGCGAGTGCCATTTTTTATATCTGTTGCACGCTTTTTATCACGGTGCTGATATACATAGCCAAGCCCTACCTCTAAATTTGGTGTAAATTTATAATTCACTCCAGCCGTGTAAGCTTGAGAAGTGGTGTTTGGAAGCTCCAAGCCAGTATGCTCGCTGCTAGTTATATCTTCATCATATGAAAAGCCAGCCATTAGCCTAAGTTTTTCATTGACATCGTAGGCAAGACCTATCCTATATGTGTTTGTATCCTTTGCGTTTTTAACGACTGGATCGTCCATAAATGACTTAAAGTATCCGCTAAGCGGAGAACTCGTGTGAGCTGCTGTCTTATCGCCAAATTCAAAGTCATAATCTTTAAATTTAGACCAGTAAGTCCTCTCAAATGCTAGCAAAAGTGTAAAATCGCTAAATTTATATCCAGCTGCAAGCACTAGCTGAGCAGGTAAAGGGATCTTGACGCTAGTTTTGCCGTGATAGCTTATAGGTGCAAGCTGTCCGTTAAAGTCAGCGTCGGTGCTACCTTTTAGCTCCATATCAACCTTTGAGCGATATGTTACAGCTAGGCTAAGGTCTTCAATTGGTCTATATGTAAGAGCGACGTTGTAACCGTAGTTTATCCCATCGCCTTGTATCTCTCTGTAGCCAAAACCTCCAAAGTCGCTTGCTATCTTACCCTTGCTATAAACGCCTCTAGCGCCCAGAGCAACGGCAAGCTTATCATTTATGCGGTAAGCCACGGTTGGATTTAGCTCGACAACTTGCAGTTTAAATCTCTTGCCAGTAAAAGCAGTAGCTGGATCCTCCCACGAGATGCCAACGGCAGCAGGCACGGCAAGGGCTAGTCCAAATCTCCAGTTTTCATAAATTTCTGGCGTTACAAAGCTAAATGTGCCAGCTAGCGAGTCAAATTTCTTTGAGCTGTAGCTTTTGCCATCATCGCTTTTAAAGTCGATGGAATTTATATGAAACCAACCAAGCGTGCTTTCAAAATGGTGAAGCCCGTCTAAAAACATCATATTTGCAGGGTTAAAATAAGCCGCATCAGCCCCAAAACTAAAGGCTACGTTACTAGCAGCAAGCCCTAAAGAGTCAGCACTTTGCTCAGGGACCTTATAACCCCCAGCATTTAATAAAGAACACGTCGCAACAATGCTTAAAAGCACTCTTTTCATAGCTTTTCCTTTTCTAGGTTTCTTAAAATTTTGATCTCATCTTCCCAAATACTCTCGTCAATCGTCTCTAAAATCAAGGGAATTTCGCCTATTTTATCATCATTTATTATATTTTCAAAAGCGCCAAGCCCAAGCTCGCCCTTGCCAAGGCTCTCGTGTCTGTCTTTTTTTGAGCCAAGTCCAAATTTAGCGTCATTTAGGTGCATGCCAGATAGAAATTTGTAGCCGATGATCGCATCAAATTCGCCCATCGTCTTAGCGTAAGCCTCTTTGCTTCTTAGATCGTACCCAGCGGCAAATGCGTGGCAAGTATCGATGCAAACGCCAACTCTGCTCTCATCGTCTGCTCTCTGGGTCAAATACGCCAGCTGCGTAAAGTCAAAGCCTAAATTTGAGCCTTGTGCGGCTGTGTTTTCGATGACAAGCTTTACGCCGCTTGTTCGTTTTAGCGCTTCGTTTATGCACCTAGCGATGTTATCTAGGCACTCGTTTTGGCTTATCTGCTTTAGGTGTGAGCCTGGGTGAAAATTTAAAAGCTTTAGTCCAAGCTTGCTAGCTCGCTCTATCTCATCGATAAAGGCTTCAAGGGATTTAGCTCTTGCCTCTTTTTCTGGATGGCCTAGATTTATGAGGTAGCTTGCGTGTGGCAAGACGTGATCAGCGCTTATGCCAGAGGCCTTTAAATTTGCTTTAAACTGCTCTATTTCGCCCTCGCTTAGCTCTTTTGCGCTCCATTGGCGCTGGTTTTTTGTAAAAAGCGCAAAGGCATTTGCTCCTATTTTTGCAGCATTTATCGGTGCGTTAAAGACGCCTCCAGCCGCACTTACGTGAGCCCCTATGTATCTCATTTTAACTCTTTTATTATCACTTTTATTTTATTTTTGCTGTCGATAAATTTGACGTAGTTATCGCAAACTTCGTATTTTATAAAATAAGAACTTAGATCTTGTCTAAAGCCGCACTCTGTGGTGCTTAGACCTTTGCCGTCATAAATTTTTTGCCTTTGCAAAATCTCTTCAAAAAGGCTCTCGTAATGCGGCGCTAGAAAAAATTTCTCGTTAAATTCAGTCTTTTTAAAACAAGCGCTATTTACGCAAATTTTGTCCTTTATATTGATATTTGCGGTATTTACGCCAGAGCTATAAATTTGCAAATTTAGATCATTTTTGTATGTATGAAAAAATCCAACATCATTTATCTTTATCATCGGAGAAAATAAAGTGACCTGAAAAGCTTGCGAGCTTTGCGGTGTTTTAGTCGCAACACAGCCTGAAAAAATGAGAGCAGATAATAAAACAAGTGAAAATTTCTTCAATGATTTGTCCTTTTATGTAAATTTAAGTTAAAAAGTAATATAATCCCAACTTCATAACCGACCGTGGCCCATTCGTCTAGCGGTTAGGACATCGCCCTTTCACGGCGGTAACACGAGTTCGAGTCTCGTATGGGTCACCACTTCTAAAAGACAAAATCTTATCCACATAAGCTTTAAAATCTAGTTAATCCAAATTTCAAGCCTTTTAAAAATAAATTCTTAAATTTTCGTTTTGTAAAAAAGATCAAATTTCACGTCTAGTAAAATTTAAAAAAGAGATTTCGCGCGAGTATAAAAGCAAAAAGCAGTTAAATTTAGCCCTTTAAGTGGCTCTAAATTAACTGCGAAATTTACATCTGATGTGGCTTGCCTAGTAAAAATCCCTGTGCATACGAAATTCCAAATTTCTTTATATATTCTAAAATTTCTTCATTGCTCACAAACTCAGCCACTATCTTATAGCCTTGTCTTCTAGCAAAGCTCACGATAGTCTCAACCAAAACCCTTGCGTTTTCATCAGTTGGTAGCTTTTTGATGATCGAGCCATCTATCTTGATGTTGTCTATATCAAGCTCTAAAATTCGGTAGTAGTTAGAGTAGCCAGAGCCAAAGTCATCGATTGAGATTTTACATCCATATTTTTTAGCTCTTTTTATAAATTCATTTGCCATGCCGTAGTCGCTAAGCTCTTCGCTCTCTAGCATCTCAAAGCAAACTCTACTTGGATCTGGGCAGCTCTCTAGCTTTTCATCTAAAATTTCTCTCACGCCTGGATCTGTTAGATCCGAGCTTGAAAGGTTGATAGAAAATGTATAGTCTGGATATTTTTTAACTAGATCAAAGGCTAGAGCGATCACTTTTTTTGTTATCTGAAGATAAAGTTGCGTTTTCATCGCGATCTCTAAAAATTCGCCTGGGTAGCGGATCTTTCCATTTTGATCGACTATGCGCACCAAAACTTCGTAGTATTTTGCCTCTGTCTCATTTTCATGCACGTTAAAAATCCCCTGACACTCGACTATCACCTTATCGTTTTCTAGGGCATACTCGATGAGTTCGGTTATGAGTTGGTTTTTATAGTATCTCATCTCGATCGCGTCGTTTTCTAGGTAGTAGTAGATCTCGTTGCCGCTATCGCTTGCTTGTTGATTGGCTAGGATCGACTGCATTAGGCGGTTTGTTTGCGGCGTGTCATTTGATAAAGATACGCCAAGAGTTATCTTGATGCCAGGCAGGTTTTCAAATTTACCATCTATCTCGATATTCATCCTACTAAAGTTAAAATACTCTTTTATAAAGCCGATATCTCTAACGATGTCATCGCCTTGATACCAGATGTAAAACGCATCATCTTGAAATCTAAATAGCTCAGCATTTATAGAGTAGGTATCAACGCAGAGTTTTAGCGTATTTGCCACCGCTTTTAGCATGGCTTCGATGACTTTGTTTTGGTAGAAAAATCTTAGCATCTTATAGTTTTTGATGCTTATGCTGATCAAAATTCCATCTTTTTTCGCCTCTATCATCTCAGTTAGGGCAAAGTAGTTTCCAAAGCCAGTTAGCTTGTCGATTGAGGATTGAATTTTTATCTGCTCATTTTTTTGAGTTAGCTCTTTAAGCATGCTAAGCTCTTTTGTCCTATCAAGCTTTATAGCCATGTAGCCCTCTAGCTTGCCCTCAAAGAAAAATGGCGCAAAACGCACCTTTTCATAGAGCAGTTTGCCACTTTTTGTTCTGCTTATCAGCTCGTCGCTTTCCCAAGAAGTATGCTTATTTATGGCATTTCTTATCTCAGCATAAAAGCTCTCTGGGTGCATGTTTGATTTTAAAATTTTAGGGCTTTTTCCGACAACATCTTTTAGTTTATATCCACTTTTTGCCTCAAAGGTTTTATTTACATATAAAATTTTATTGTTATTGTCGCAAAAGACTATCGAGCTGTGTCCCGCATCCACTGTCGTTTTTAGTAGTTTTATTTGTTTTTGCTGCTTGGTTAGCACCCTTGCTTGGTAAAAGGCCAGTGCGCAAAATAGCACAAAGCTGATAAAACAAAGCACTTGCATTATTACTATATTTCGTATCATTATTTTGTAAGAGGCTAGGGTGTCATCTCTAAATTTTCTTAGTGTTTCTCCAAGTTTTAGATCAACAGAGTCTTGAGCTACGGCACTTAGGTTTTTTGCAAATTCAAGCGCGTAAGTTGCCTTATTTAGCACCAAGATCGCTTTTGTGTCGTTTTTGTAAGTATCTTTATACTTTTCTATCTGCTCTTTTGTTTGATTTAGCGTTTCGGGGCTGATTAGGGCTGAGCTTTTTATCGCGTGAAATATCACATTAAGCGCATCTAGCTTCTTTTCTGATGCTATTTCAAACTCACCTGATAAGATATAAGCAGCCATTGACGAGCTAGCGTAGTTTGACCTATCTACAAGCCTTTGTTTTTTTAAAAAGTCGTCGTTTATGACCTTTAAAGTTTTGGCATTTTTCTCTTGGTAAAAGACCTGTATGATCGCGTTTAGCTCATCAAGCTTGGTTAAATTTTGATCAAAACTTCTTAAATTTTTATTTACATCGTCGTAGTTTAAGCGAAGTACGTTGTTCTCTAGGGTGAAGCTTAGCTCGTTATCTAGCAAGATAAGACTTAAGATCGTATCGTTAAATTTACTAACAGCAGTAACTGCTTTATTTGCCATGTAGATATAGGTTGAGCTAAAGAAAAAGATGATTGCTAGGACGATTAAGATGATATTTGCTTGTCTTTTATTCATTTAGTATCCTAGGTCTGCGTCCATTTAGTGTTAGCAAAAATTTATAAATTTGCCCTATCTCTTCGCTATTTAGTGTATGGATCAGCTGATGATAGCTCACAAAGCCTATGACTTCTTTTAGATCACTCATTTCGCCACTACTTAGATATGGAGCTGTTCTTACTACATTTCTAAGCGAAGGCACACGCATAAGGCGCCTGCTCTCACTAGCATCCTTTAAGCCCACGTTTTGCATCAAATTTCCACCTAAATTTCTACCATTGTGGCATGCCACACAGCCTATTTTATTAAAGAGTTCAAAGCCCTTTTTTGCCTCAGCGTTTATGGAGTCGTCATTGCCAGCTAGATACTCATCAAATGGCGAATCTATGCTTAAAATAGCCTTTTCAAATTCTGCCAAAGCACCTACTATATTTTCATAGTTTATGCCATCACTATATGCATCATTAAATAAAATCCCATACTCGCCTATGCTTTTTACTTTTTTTACTATCTCATCTTTGTTTGAATTTAGCTCATTTCTAGAATTTATCGACTCTTTTACCTGATCTTTTAAGCTTCTTACTCTGCCATCAGTAAAAAATAGAAAATTTAAAGCCGAATTTAGCACGCTAGGTGGGTTTATAACGCCTTTTTGGCTGGTGTAAGATGAGTTTGTGCCACTTAAATTCCAGTATAAGTTGTGGCAAGTTTCGCATGAGTAGTTTTCAGTGGTGCTTAGTCTTTTGTCAAAAAAGAGCTTCTTACCGATGTAAGCTTGTTTTTCGTTATATTTTGATGAAAGCACTGGCTCAAATGATGAATTTGCGCTCAAAATGCAAAAAGATACTACCATCCAAAATAAAACTTTTTTCATAAAATCTCCATATTCTTGAGCGTCATTATAGCGGAATTATTTTTCATAACTACCAAATCGGCTAAATTGTAAAAAATTTAGTTTTTATTTGCATTTTGAAAAAAATGTTGTATAATCCGCCAAATTTTTAATTTCAAGGAGGAAACCATGAAAAAAGGTTTTACAATGATCGAGTTGATCTTCGTGATCGTGATTTTAGGCATATTAGCCGCAGTCGCTATACCAAGACTAGCTGCAACAAGGGATGATGCAGAGATAGCAAAAACTGCTGCAAATATACAAACATTTATTAATGATTTGGGTTCTTATTACACTTCACAAGGTGAATTTGCCGATGCTTCTAAAATGTCAAACGTAAAAAGCCCGATAAAAATAAAAAATAAAGACGATTGTTTGAAAATAAAAGCAGGTACTGGAAATGCAACAAGCGGAGAGATAGGACTAGAAATAGGAGTAAATGGTCTTTGTGCAAAAGTTTGGGAATTACCAGGTTTAGCAAATGTTAAAACATTAATTGAAAGCAGCGACAATAAGACAGCCAACACGCTTAAATTTGGTGGCATGGGTATAAAATACTAAAAATATATAATTTTTTGGCAAGGAGAAATTCCTTGCCGCTCTTCTTTAATTTAATTTTAAAATTTATCTTTCATTTATAAAAATTCTAGTT
Above is a window of Campylobacter concisus DNA encoding:
- a CDS encoding OmpP1/FadL family transporter; translation: MKRVLLSIVATCSLLNAGGYKVPEQSADSLGLAASNVAFSFGADAAYFNPANMMFLDGLHHFESTLGWFHINSIDFKSDDGKSYSSKKFDSLAGTFSFVTPEIYENWRFGLALAVPAAVGISWEDPATAFTGKRFKLQVVELNPTVAYRINDKLAVALGARGVYSKGKIASDFGGFGYREIQGDGINYGYNVALTYRPIEDLSLAVTYRSKVDMELKGSTDADFNGQLAPISYHGKTSVKIPLPAQLVLAAGYKFSDFTLLLAFERTYWSKFKDYDFEFGDKTAAHTSSPLSGYFKSFMDDPVVKNAKDTNTYRIGLAYDVNEKLRLMAGFSYDEDITSSEHTGLELPNTTSQAYTAGVNYKFTPNLEVGLGYVYQHRDKKRATDIKNGTRNGMGSMSGEFETGKIQIVATTFKYSF
- a CDS encoding bifunctional diguanylate cyclase/phosphodiesterase, which produces MNKRQANIILIVLAIIFFFSSTYIYMANKAVTAVSKFNDTILSLILLDNELSFTLENNVLRLNYDDVNKNLRSFDQNLTKLDELNAIIQVFYQEKNAKTLKVINDDFLKKQRLVDRSNYASSSMAAYILSGEFEIASEKKLDALNVIFHAIKSSALISPETLNQTKEQIEKYKDTYKNDTKAILVLNKATYALEFAKNLSAVAQDSVDLKLGETLRKFRDDTLASYKIMIRNIVIMQVLCFISFVLFCALAFYQARVLTKQQKQIKLLKTTVDAGHSSIVFCDNNNKILYVNKTFEAKSGYKLKDVVGKSPKILKSNMHPESFYAEIRNAINKHTSWESDELISRTKSGKLLYEKVRFAPFFFEGKLEGYMAIKLDRTKELSMLKELTQKNEQIKIQSSIDKLTGFGNYFALTEMIEAKKDGILISISIKNYKMLRFFYQNKVIEAMLKAVANTLKLCVDTYSINAELFRFQDDAFYIWYQGDDIVRDIGFIKEYFNFSRMNIEIDGKFENLPGIKITLGVSLSNDTPQTNRLMQSILANQQASDSGNEIYYYLENDAIEMRYYKNQLITELIEYALENDKVIVECQGIFNVHENETEAKYYEVLVRIVDQNGKIRYPGEFLEIAMKTQLYLQITKKVIALAFDLVKKYPDYTFSINLSSSDLTDPGVREILDEKLESCPDPSRVCFEMLESEELSDYGMANEFIKRAKKYGCKISIDDFGSGYSNYYRILELDIDNIKIDGSIIKKLPTDENARVLVETIVSFARRQGYKIVAEFVSNEEILEYIKKFGISYAQGFLLGKPHQM
- the nfo gene encoding deoxyribonuclease IV — its product is MRYIGAHVSAAGGVFNAPINAAKIGANAFALFTKNQRQWSAKELSEGEIEQFKANLKASGISADHVLPHASYLINLGHPEKEARAKSLEAFIDEIERASKLGLKLLNFHPGSHLKQISQNECLDNIARCINEALKRTSGVKLVIENTAAQGSNLGFDFTQLAYLTQRADDESRVGVCIDTCHAFAAGYDLRSKEAYAKTMGEFDAIIGYKFLSGMHLNDAKFGLGSKKDRHESLGKGELGLGAFENIINDDKIGEIPLILETIDESIWEDEIKILRNLEKEKL
- a CDS encoding type II secretion system protein; its protein translation is MKKGFTMIELIFVIVILGILAAVAIPRLAATRDDAEIAKTAANIQTFINDLGSYYTSQGEFADASKMSNVKSPIKIKNKDDCLKIKAGTGNATSGEIGLEIGVNGLCAKVWELPGLANVKTLIESSDNKTANTLKFGGMGIKY
- a CDS encoding fatty acid--CoA ligase; amino-acid sequence: MQYSYNNFYEILTKVAKESPNQIAIFDEKEKLKYHELKQNVDKVAAYLQLCGVNFGDKVAMAVANSKEFIISYLAITAIGAVAVPMNTFLKTNEFEYILNDCGARVLFASSSLAKELIALNELEILRKIIWIGQTPKKLQSASKDDYVSFDEEYGESAYLSSTPQISKEDMSKGYENNGVVKNVNFSEALNHKYTLSITKYPKIDDLMHIIYTSGTTGKPKGAMISYKNIFSNVIGAHERFKVKKSDRFIVFLPMFHSFTLTAMVLLPIYAGASMVLVRSVFPFSNVLKQTLLKRVTVFLGIPAIYTAIGKAKIPWYFRWFNRIRLFVSGAAPLAKQTIDDFRVKFPRATLVEGYGLSECSPVVAANLFDKQKLLSVGPALNGYEVKIVDDEMIELPVGQIGEIIVKGDCVMQGYYGMPGVTDETIINGWLKTGDLGKIDEEGFIYIVDRKKDLIISKGINIYPREIEEVIYKLEAVEATAVIGVKDVHADEEVVAFIQVKDGMDLDEKTVREHLKKNLANFKIPKSIYFAEELPRNATGKVLKRVLKEQIKDKI
- a CDS encoding ATP-binding protein, with product MKYLLDFLNQDLKKSKIYELIKCGDEEGEILKYLSKAYVQGTASMSVYELLGAVFGTQNEKQLLYLKFIKNLLDSGWIVQNYSLFKMPENSQKSSNQGLLSLLHSEISLSATFLKILEDGNADINLPELSPYEDHLEYLKDQFLKIELYSKAAIFEGGSNDAKKRINEQISELTKRINERVKLSKISLKIEQIFKENSLDEKEQIIFLALLKEEYAGDFENGRDLNTLVGLISKDELERIKNRTLLEDGSRLIEGALIDYDEVLNAYGNVSKSFFINEEILQSIMHPKNDKNSKKIKIESLVKEQEIFELIEPVTSLEDVVLNEKTKQLLSTILKQVDKKVLARLSSWGIKTRKNIDAKIIFYGEPGTGKTMSAVGLAKSLKKQILSFDCSKILSKYVGESEQNVRKIFDTYKEICKKSGSEPVLLLNEADQFLSTRVESSSGAEKMHNQMQNIFLEQIERFEGVLIATTNFLQSLDVAFSRRFDYKIEFKKPDFNGRLAIWRKILPENASFEDGFSVERLAEFNLSGAQIVLALKNTALKVAIKDDGIFTFEDFKTTIERELNSSFGEDKKMGFGS
- a CDS encoding cytochrome-c peroxidase — protein: MKKVLFWMVVSFCILSANSSFEPVLSSKYNEKQAYIGKKLFFDKRLSTTENYSCETCHNLYWNLSGTNSSYTSQKGVINPPSVLNSALNFLFFTDGRVRSLKDQVKESINSRNELNSNKDEIVKKVKSIGEYGILFNDAYSDGINYENIVGALAEFEKAILSIDSPFDEYLAGNDDSINAEAKKGFELFNKIGCVACHNGRNLGGNLMQNVGLKDASESRRLMRVPSLRNVVRTAPYLSSGEMSDLKEVIGFVSYHQLIHTLNSEEIGQIYKFLLTLNGRRPRILNE